The following are encoded in a window of Nostoc sp. UHCC 0302 genomic DNA:
- a CDS encoding DUF1392 family protein yields MTNLVHDLEQCWYISPPWGPRIPPLLVSLLERVYVKRVKAFGYCCGVEWSQQGWKYEIATGNDNITVLRHELIGTGNLQPVTKEKPVFRLGELVEFRFHGDGPPIRIVQGIHLITDCWFYSVEWMSPGISEKGDEVFTSRDSIARVTDYDLERVRL; encoded by the coding sequence ATGACTAATCTTGTCCACGACTTAGAACAGTGCTGGTACATTTCCCCGCCGTGGGGCCCACGAATCCCGCCGTTACTGGTAAGTTTGCTTGAGCGGGTGTACGTCAAAAGAGTCAAAGCATTCGGTTACTGCTGTGGGGTGGAATGGTCACAACAGGGTTGGAAATACGAGATTGCTACTGGTAATGACAATATTACTGTTTTGAGACACGAACTTATTGGTACAGGAAATTTGCAACCGGTTACTAAAGAAAAACCTGTGTTTCGCTTGGGTGAGTTGGTCGAGTTTCGGTTTCATGGTGATGGGCCACCCATAAGGATTGTCCAGGGGATTCATTTGATTACCGATTGCTGGTTCTACAGTGTGGAGTGGATGTCGCCGGGGATATCTGAAAAAGGTGACGAGGTTTTTACCTCCAGAGATTCTATTGCGCGGGTGACTGACTATGATTTGGAGCGGGTGCGATTATGA